From the genome of Scyliorhinus canicula chromosome 27, sScyCan1.1, whole genome shotgun sequence:
tcaggcagagagttccagattcccaccaccctctgggtgaatatgtttctcttcaaatcccctctaaatctcctgcccattaCAGTAATTCTATGcatcctggttattgacccccatcgctaaggggaaaggttccttCTCATCTAGGcaatctatgtccttcataattttgtacaccagtCAGGTCCCCTcccaaccttctctgctccaaggaaatcaATTCCAGCCTAACTAGTCTCTCTTAATGGCCGAAACATTTCAGCCCAAGCAAcacccttgtgaatctcctctgcatcctttctggTGCCACCACTTCCTATAGTGTGATGACTAGAATTGTAACCATACTCGAGCTGTTgcctaaccagtgatttatacagctccatcatcataacccccctgctcttgtattctatggcTCTGCTAATAAAGATAAGTAtcctatatgccttcttgaccactgtatccagctgtcctgctgccttcagggatctgtggacacgcACCCCAATATCATAAGAtatcagagcagaattaggccgtttggcccattcagtctactatgccattcgatcatggctgatcttatccgGCCTTAATtccaccatcctgcctgttctctgtagcccttcaacccattaccaattaaaaatctgttgaaTTCCTCAATTTACTCACTTTCCAAGCATCCACCGCACTTTGGGGTAGCGAATTCTgtggattcacaacccttttgggagaagtagtttctcgtCAACTCTGTTTTTAATTTGGTACCTCTTATCCTCAGGTCCCTCTGATCTTCTTGAACTTCCAGCATCCTACCGTTCATTGTGTgtttccttgccttgttagtcttcccaaaatgcatcaccccacACTTTttggggttaaattccatttttctgccatcctgtcaatatcgtcctgtaatctcaggctttcctcctcgctTTTTACTGCACTGTATAATTTTGTGAGACATGTtttgtttcagtgagatcacctctcatttgtcgACAATCTAGAAAACACAGGCTCAGTTTTCCTGGCCTCTTGATCAGAGCGTCCCGCCATCCCTCGAACAGGTCTGGTGAACCTCCGTTGCACTCCCTGGGCTCTGTGGCAATAAAATTTTTCTGTTGCAAGGGGACCAAAAGCGAGACACAAAGTGTTCGTTAAGAGCTGTGCCCTCACATACATTACTGTCTTTAATCTGCCCTTTCATTTCCccttagttttttaaaatataaatttagactacccaattcatttccaattaaggggcaatttagtgtggccaatccacctaccctgcacatctttgggttgtggggatgaaacccacgcaaacggggagaatgtgcaactccacacggacagtgacgcagagctgggatcgaacctgggatctctgcgccatgaggcagtagtgctagccaccgtgctgcccttcatttccTCTTAGTTAACCTCTGGCTCATCAGAAAAGATCTTTGGCTTTTGCTGGCTAATAATGTTTTGCTCTCTTTACTTTcctaattttaattttttattttgcccttgCATTTTTTATAATCCTCGATTTTACTGATGATTTCTGGTCGGGAGCATTGCAGTTCAAGGGAAACTGCAGCAACACAAAGGGCGGCAACTGGTGGAGGTGGGAGGATTGCAACTTGTCGCTGAGCTAGGAGgaacacaatacaatacaatacaatcctgacagtgcagagggagaccatttggcccatcgcctctacaccaaccctctgaaagagcaccctaactaggcctaccccccatatccctgtaaccccataaccccacctaacctttggacactaaggagcaatttatcgtggccaatccgcttaacatgcacatgtttggactgtgggaggaaaccagagcacctggatgaaacacactggtttagcacagagctaaattgctggctttgaaagcagaccaaggcaggccagcagcccggttcgattcctgtaacagcctccctgaacaggcgctggaatgtggcgactaggagcttttcacagtaacttcatttgaagcctacttgtgacaataagcgattttcattttcatttcattttcacatgcagacgaggagaaagtgcaaactccacacactgacctaaggccggaattgaatccaggtccctgctgctgtgaggcagcagtgctaaccactgtcccgccatgctgccccaatgGATCATGGCGATGGGTGGTACTGCGTTCGGAGGACCTGGGTTAATGTAGTGGCGTTAAGAGGACTGGTGTCGGGAGCGgtgatgggaggcactgcacTGGGAGGATCTGGGTTGATGTAGTGgtgctgggaggactggtgtCGCTGGGCTGGCAGGACCTGGGTTAGTATGGTGGGGCTGGGAGGCCTGGCATCGCTGCGGTTGGCGGACCTTGGTTGGTGCAGATGTGCTGGAAGGATTGATGTCACTGGGAGGACTGGTGTCGCTGCGCTGGGAGGACCTGGGGTGgtgctgggaggactggtgtCGCTGGGAGGACTGGTGTCGCTGCGCTGGGAGGACCTGGGGTGgtgctgggaggactggtgtCGCTGGGAGGACTGGTGTCGCTGTGCTGGGAGGACCTGGGTTGGTGCAGTGgtgctgggaggactggtgtCGCTGCGCTGGGAGGACCTGGGGTGgtgctgggaggactggtgtCGTTGGGAGGACTGGTGTCGCTGTGCTGGGAGGACCTGGGTTGGTGCAGTGgtgctgggaggactggtgtCGCTGCGCTGGGAGGACCCGGATTGGTGCAGTGGTGCTGGGAGGACTAGTGTCGCTGCGCTGGGAGGACCCGGATTGGTGCAGTGgtgctgggaggactggtgtCACTGGGAGGACTGGTAACGCTGCGCTGGGAGGACCCGGATTGGTGCAGTGgtgctgggaggactggtgtCACTGGGAGGACTGGTGTCGCTGCGCTGGGAGGACCAGGACTTTGAGGGTAAGTCGGAGGTGAATGGACGGGGTATTTGGCCGCTTCGGGGTGGAATTTGTGGGGTTTAAACATGGGGAAAGGGGAATTTGAAGAGCCGCTGACATTGTGGGCTAAAACTGAGAGGAATTTCCTCCCTGTGGAAAGGTCGGCGCAAGTTTCTCAACGTCGGGTTACGACGGTTTTGCGCCAAAATGCTCCATGAGCTGAGGGAGGGCGAAGAAATTCGTAAatacaaaatactgtggatactgaACAATCTGAAATTCAGACAAAAAGTATCAGCAGGTCCTGTTTTAGGGAGAAAGGCAAAAACGTTTAAtatttatagagtcatagagtttttacaacacaaagaggcccttcggcccatcctgtctgtgccggccatcaagcgcctatcctaatcccattttccgactcttggtccgtagcctatggcgtttcaagtgctcatctaaatacttcttaaatgttgtgagggttccagcctctaccaccttgtcagacagcgagttccagattcccaccatcctctgggacaAAGGGATTTTCCTCAGATCGCTTTGAAATCTCCTTCCctgaccttaaatttatgccccctggttattggcgccaatactagtttaaatccttccCATCTACCCGATGTGTGTCCTTCAGAATTTGGCACACCTCCATCAGGTAACCccatcagccttctctgctctaagatgAACAACAGCATCCTAACCAGCCtggcttcatagctgaaatgctcctgcgcaggcaacatcctggtcaattgCCTCTACCCTCCctagtgtaatcacatccttcccatactgtggcgaccagaactgcataccgtattccagatgtggccgaaCGAGCATTTTatgcagctccaacataacctaccTGCCTTCATAGTCTATGCATTCGCTAATAATTGCcgccttaaccaccttatctacctgtcctgctgctttCAGGGAGGGACACACATCACAATTTGCCTCTGTATTTCCTAACGTCCGACAGTTTCTTGTGTTTTCCCTGGCCTTGTTTGTGAGGTCAGAAATAAGtttaataagggcagcacggtggcgcagtggttagcaccgggactgcggcactgaggacccaggttcgaatcctggccctgggtcactgtctgtatggagtttgcacattctccttgtgtttgcgtgggtttcacccccacaacccaaaagatatgcaggttaggtggattggtcacgttaaattgccccttaattggggaaaaaaaataattgggtactcaatttatttaaaaaaagaaataagtttaataatctttattattgtcacaagtaggcttacattaacactgcaattaaattactgtgaaaagcccctagtcaccacattccggcgcctgttcaggtacgcagagggagaattcagaatgtccaattcacctaacagcatctctttacggacttgtgggaggagaccggagcacccggaggaaacccacgcagacacggggagaacgtgttgactccgcacagtcagtgacccaagccgggaattgaccccaggaccctggcactgtgaagcaacagtgctacccactgtgttaccttgCCGTCCTGTTTAACTGTCTCCTACACATCCCGAGTATTTTCTGTTCTTCTGCCAAAGAGAAATACATGGGATAAAGTTGAAGGAAAGGGTTCTATCACATTCCTCAGGGCTTGCAACATATTTCACACCTGCCTCCCCTGTAAAAGCATTTCTACTTCTTTATTGCAGTTTCACAAGCCATCTGTCCCTGAATTTGGACTCACCTTTGTCTGTCTTGGGCAGCCGAACGGGGGTTCAGTGGGCTGCCTCCTGATGCGCAGGATTGTGGGTTTTGAGTGAAGCCACAGAGATGTGTCTAGGTGGACACGTCTGTACAATATTGTTTCAACTGAGGTGATGCCTGTAATCTCGGTTGGAAACATGGAAAGTTTACAcaatagaagaaggccattcagaccattgtgTGCCAGGCAAAGGGCAGCCACTGAGTATAAGTTCAGTTTGCCAGCTCTTCGTTCGCAGCCCTGTATTTTGCAACATTACACGCATATCTGAATATTTCTTACAGGTACTGAGGATTTATGCCTCAACCACCATTTTCAGCCAGTGACTTTCAAATGTCCTCATAGaagccccacagtgcagaaggagaccattcagcccatcatgtctgctcccaccctcggaaagagcactcgacctaggtctaccccccccacccactccgtcCTTTTTCCATAACCCCGTAAACTAACCTGACCACAATGTGGCagcttagcatgaccaatccacctaagctgcacatctttggactgcaagagaaaacctgagtacccggaggaaacccacgcagacacggggagaatgtgcagactccacaccggcagtcacccaaagccggaattgaaccccggtgccTGGccatatgaggcagcagtgctaaccatcgtgccgcccattctctgggtgaaagaatttctcaactcccctctaatctttcCACGAAATActctaaatctatgtcccctggctaTTCTCTCTGATCTATCCACTCTATCGACGCCATCAtcatttatacacctcaattaaatcaccccaTAGTCTTGTCTTGTTCCGGAGACAGCAACATCAGCCTATCCGATCACTCCTTTAAAGTGTCCATTCCTGGCAACCTCCTCATAAATCCCTGCTTTACATTTCCTGATATGAgcacattcttctggtaatgcAGTGACCAGACCTGCGCGCAGCACTCTAGCAGTGGTTCCATACAGTTGAGCATTGCCTTTCTGCTCTCGAGGTCAGTGCCAAGGACAATTGTCCATTTGTCCTCTTGATCACCTGATCGATCTGTCCTACTACCTTCAGGGAAATGTGGCCATGCAGCCTGCTCCTGTACACTTCTCGGTATCCTGATGTCAACTGTGTACTGTATTCCCCTTGGCATCGTTTGTCCTCCCGGAATGGGTTATTCCCGCTTCTCCAGATCAAATTCTACAAAAGATCCCGTGCTACTATTTGAAGagttttctcccccctctcccgccaCCAGACAATATTTTTTaaccaaaacagattatctgggaaTTATCACATTAGCTTTTTCACGCAGTGAGTGGTTaaagtctggaatgcgctgccccagagtgtgatggaggcagattcaatcagagCACTCCCAATGGGATTGGATTATTAGGTAAGAAGGAGGAACACACAGGGCTACAGGGAGAAGACCAGGGAGGCACGGGTGCATTTGCTCGCCAGGGAGAGTTggcacagacgcgatgggccattGTAACAATCCTGTGCAGTTCGTGTGACCTTGCTGTGTGCCAATTGGCTACCTTGCTTCCTACACACAACAGTGACTCCGCTTGTTAAATACTGCATTGGCTGTGAAGCCACCTGGGAGGACCTGTagctgtgaaaggcgctatataaatgcagtccTTTACTCCTTGAAGGAATTGCAATTTTGACTTGTCAGCTGAGTTGTATTTTCGATGGCCCCAGTACTTTGTTTCCATCTGCACCCTCGAATTGGTTAAAACTACTTTCGCGAGCCCAGTTCCCTgtcttgaaaatgaaaacaaaatatcgcggatgctggcaatctgaaataaagGCAGAAAGTGCTgtggaaaactcagcaggcccgggagcagacatggggagaatgtgcaaactgcatatggacagtgccccagggccgggatcgaacccggggccccagCACCGtggggcagcggtgctaaccactgcaccaccgtgccacgtgccgccccctgGAACTCTCATATAGGTTTTACATTTCATAGATCCATCGATGTTTAccgctcagaaggaggccattcggctcattgtgcCCATGCTGGCCTACATTTTCAGTGGGAATTAAACGCAGCGAGTGCCATAACATTATTTGTGTTTTTTGAACAGATTCAGGTAGACCACCACCATGGTGAGACACAGCAAACTGCAGAAACAGGTCTTAAACCTTTACAAACAATTTCTCCGGGCGGCCAAGGCTAAACCGGGATTTTTGCCTCTGATCCGCGATGAATTTCGCAAAAACTCCCAGATACCCAGAACTGATGTGATGCTCATTGAGTACCTGCTGCGACGAGGGCAAAGGCAGCTGGATCTGGTGCGCAAGTCAAACACCAAACAGCTGTCAGCGTTCACCAGGTCAGACCCATCGAAGAAACTCGAGCTACGGGACATGAAAGACTCGCCTTGACAGCCACTGGAGCTGGTCTGAAAACTTAACATCCTGGTtgtgattctctggttcccccccGCCGCGTGTTTCCTCGGCGGCGCGCCGTtcgttggcagcgggattctgcaaGCAGGAGTGTGGCTCCTGGCGGGAACAGAAAATCTCGAAGACCGGAAAATTCCGACCCTGAATCCCTCGCGCCAAAATCGGAAGTGTGATGGGAATTAAGCCACGAGATACTTGTGGAATCCAGTGAACTAGTTTGCTCTGGTCACACTAATAAATTAATAAAAGTTACGTATTTGATACCATGGCAGCaaagtggttatgttactggactaaatAACCCAGAGGCCTGGGCTAATGTTCCAGAGACCGGAGTTCAAATCCAACCACAGCAGCTAAGGAACCCGAACTAAGATAGCCGttcgctggttcattcctcagggccaACTAcaatcaagctgcctggtttaaacaaCGCTTTGCAGTTAACAGTCAGccaccattaactggtgcattctccatggcaacacccctACCAATCGGGAGTCCGCCTGCCAACCAGTCAGCGCTCTCTTCTCATACCATATGACGTTTCCCCCGATATTGGTGGTCTTACCATTGTCCTGTTGAGTGCGagacgaaaagctttgacaaaatggttcagcaatactcaagaacCTCGTTGggcggtggggtggtgggagggggagggggggaagctagcttcagtaatggtgaccaggaaactcccagattgtcgtaaaaacccatctggttcactcatgtctctacatgtagtgtaaggttagtggggggattgttgggttatgggtatacgggttacgtgggtttaagtagggtgatcattgctcagcacaacatcgagggccgaagggcctgttctgtgctgtactgttctatgttctatgtcacccaCAGcatatgtggttgactctgaactgcccctctGATATGGCCTTGTGTTCAAGAAGGCTCACCATCAGAATGTTTCCCTCTTGTGGGTGAACTAGTCCAgaactgtggggcactgtttcaAAATTAGGCGTCtctcttttaggacagagatgagaatgtttttctctcaaAGGTTGTGAGACttcggaattctcttcctcagagtgggaggggggggggggggggggggggggggccggtagggagtgtcattgaatatttttaaggcagatacATTCTTGTCGGgcaaggggatcaaaggttatcgggggatagatggggaatgtgggactcgaaaCACAAATAGTTCAACCATGGTTAAATTGAAtagtggggcaggctcgaggagTCGAATGGTctacttataataatctttatttaaatagaatttacaatgcagaaggaggccattcggcccatcgagtctgcaccagctcttggaaagagcatcctacccaaggtcaacacctccaccctatccccagtaaccccacccaacactaagggcaattttggacactaagggcaatttatcatggccaatccacctaacctgcacatctttggactgtgggaggaaaccggagcacccggaggaaacccacgcacacacggggaggatgtgcagactccgcacagacagtgacccaagccgggaatcgaacctgggaccctggagctgtgaagcgattgtgctatccataatgctaccgtgctgccccattattgtcacatgtaggcttacattagcactgccatgaagttactgtgaaaatcccttggttgccagattccggcgcctgtttgggtcacagagggagaattcagaatggccaatttagGTAACAGCATGccttacgggacttgtgggaggaaaccggagcacccagaggaaactacgtagacatggggagaacgtgcagactctgcacagacagtgacccaagccaggaatcaaacctgggaccctggacctgcgAAGCAACACTGCTATTATTTCACGtgtttgaataaaaacaaaattgcattaattagaaacctgcagtgcagaaggagtccattcagcccatcgagtctgcaccgaacctctgaaagggcaccctaccgcgGGCCACActcccgtcctatccccgtaacccccacctcacctgtacatctttggacactaaggccaatttagaatggccaatacacccaacctgtacatctttggactgtgggaggaaacacacgcagacacggggagaatgtgcagactccgcacagtgagccaagccgggaaccaaacccaggtccctgacgctgtgaagcaacagggctaaccactgtgctaccatgttgcagtGGGTCGCATTCCTGCCCCTGAGCTCGAAGCTCCGGGTTCCAGTCCATGGTGACTTGACCACAAAACATTCCGCTTTGTGTCGGCGAATGACTCTGCCATTAGTTAGTTCCACGACGACAGACACTGGACTACTTTGGTTCAGAGTAATTCCAGGCAGCCATCGTTAGCTACTGCCGAAATGTCTCACATTAACACAGCCACCTGGATTGAAATGCCTCCTTTGCGTGGTAGTCATGTCTCTCCTGCTTTTCTGGTCTCCTTCCCACTCTGCTTTGCCATCTGGATGTAGCAGACCCAGATGAGATCTTGGCTTCCTACCCATCAACTTTTCAGCCGGTGAGTGTCCTGCGTGTGGTTTGTGGCGTGATACGATTCTGCAACAAGAGCCGCGAGAGCTTAGCTCCCAAAATACCATCTGTTATTCTCTTCATTccttctttcagtgtctgtatAGCTCGTTCTGCTAAACCATTCAACGCTGGATGAAAAGGAACGTATTCCATTTCTTTGCATAAACTCTAGAAACAAATCACTTGTAAACGTTGCCCCATTAGAAAAAAGAGAATCTGATAGGCCACGAGTTGCAAAAACTTGGCCTGGCTTCTCTATCGTAATGGGAGCTGTGATGTTGCTCATGATGTGTACTTCTAGCCAGTTAGAATACACGTCCACAATATCCCTAAAGAATGCAGCCACCCTGCACACTAAGCTCATTAATAAATTTTAAGTAcacgattatttttttccaattaaggggcaattcagcgttgacaatccacctaccctgcacatctttgggttgtgggggtgagacctgtggtgattgtatatctgtgtagatgcaataccaCTGagtaagcactagagggagcacgggagagatataaaggcagaagaacaggaagtcagggcacacttcacagaacgggaactggtagcaggacatagACATCCAAGCAGCatcgatgtaactttaagttaagcactgaagagagaacgaacttacaataaagcatctacttcaactttaagactacgagctttattaagacacacgGAACAACacaagacccaggcagacacccggggagaatgtgcaaactccacacggagagtgacccgcgGCCGGGATTGAACTCCAATCCCCATATTAACCAATTATGCCCTTAAAGTTTGATTAAAAAGAAGTGGGGGTGGGAGGCTCATGTGGACAGCATACAGAGTCTCTACCCCGTccaaacccctcaggatcttgaatacctctattgtgtctcctctcagcctttttGTCTCCAAAAAAAAAgtctcaacctctccaatctatcctcatagctacagggcgagattctcccatatggggagaaatcgtaaggctggcgtcaaatccgggcgggtttgacgccagccccccccttcccgaccgggaaccgattctggtccccggtcggggctagcatcccgacgccgtaaactccggcatcgcgggcttaacgaatttcgttaagcccgcttgccagagttagcgccggctgacgcgtcatatgacgtcagccgcgcatgcg
Proteins encoded in this window:
- the sdhaf1 gene encoding succinate dehydrogenase assembly factor 1, mitochondrial — translated: MVRHSKLQKQVLNLYKQFLRAAKAKPGFLPLIRDEFRKNSQIPRTDVMLIEYLLRRGQRQLDLVRKSNTKQLSAFTRSDPSKKLELRDMKDSP